Below is a genomic region from Paludicola sp. MB14-C6.
GTTCTGCTAACTGTTGTAATTGCTTAACATCCACTTGTTGTATATCAAATCCATGACTTTTTGCAATAGCAAGGATATTTCGCTTTGAAATATAGTCATCAATAATACTATCTTGAAATGGAGCATCAAAAATCATTCCGCTTACTGGAATTCCTTTTTTGCCTTTTACAAGGTTTCCATCTTCAATAAAACTAGAACCACAACCCGTTCCTAATGTTATAAAAGCGGCTTTATGAAATCCTTTTGCTTCACCATTTACATATTCGCCCAATGCAAATGCAGTAGCATCGTTTTCGTATACAATTGGAATATCTGCTGATAGCTTTGAATCATTCAAAGCTATCAGCTTTTTGCGTATTTCTTCTGTAACATTCACTTGATATAAATCATCAAATTTATCTAAGCTTTGCATTAAACTAATTCCCTTTTCATAATCAAAAGGGCCCGGAAATGCAATTGCAAGACTTTTAATTGAAAAATCTGTGCCTTTTAGTTGATCTATTTGCTTTTTAAATATAGCTATTAAGTTCTCCACAATTTCATCTTTAGATTGTTTAGACTTTGAATCGTACATTCTATAGGAATCTTCTATCAATGTAAGCTCTTTTGATTGCGGGTTTTGTTCAATTAACGCTGATTTAATAGAACTGCCACCTACATCTAACGCAATTATATATTCTTTCAAAAATAAACCACCCTTTTCTTAATATAAATCAAAACCACTAGTGAACTAGTGGTTTGCTCAGACCCTAGAAGGGTCAACTCGTGCTGACCCCTCAAAGGGGTGCTGAAAGTTTGTCATCGCATCACAATTACAGGCAGCCACTATAAGTGGCTGTTTGTTTTTTGCCCTATTTCACTTGATTACCCGTAAACGGGTCCGTATATTCTTTAAATGAAATTTGGTCTTTTGCATAATCTTCTTCTAATTGGTTTCGAATGTACTCTGCTATTTTCTTTTCATTTTTTCCTACTGTATCTACAAAATAACCTCTACACCAAAAATTTCGTGATCCATATTTATATTTTAAATTTGCATGCCTATCGAATATCATCAGTGCACTCTTACTCTTGAGTGTTCCTACAAACTGTGATATACTCATATACGGTGGAATACTTACTAACATGTGTATGTGATCTACACATGCCTCCGCTTCTATTATTTCCACTTTCATTTCTGTGCATAATTTTCGAAATATTTCACCTACATCTCTTCGCAAATCTTTATAAATTATTTTTCTTCTATATTTTGGTGCAAACACTATATGGTATTCGCACCTATAACTTGAATGTGCTGTCTGTTTTACTTCATTTTTCATTGCTTAATTCCTCCTTGTTATCTTTGTGATACGGTCGCCAAACCGTCACTATTTTAACATGGAGGTTTTATTTTTGCCAAGGCTTTTTTACCTACCCCTGGTAGAACCAGGGGTTTTATTAAGCCTAAAGGCAACAACCAAAGTAAGGTGTTCTGTAAACAGAACACCTTAACAATGAAAAACTAATTTCGAACATATGCTTTAATTGTTGCGAGTGTTTCCCCATTGCAGTTTTCAGTTGGACTAATTACGTACTCGCCAACACTTGCAGGAATAATAAATGTTTCTGCGTAATGAACAGTAAATGGCTCAAATGCATTTGTTGGACTTGAAACAACAGCTTCCTTACCCTCAACTAAATTCAACACATTAACCCCATCATTTGTATTATGAGTAACCGGCTTTGTAAACCAATGACGTCTTGTTTCTATAAATTCACGCTTATGAAGGCCTGTTCTTTCTTCAATATAACCATCGCCGTCACTTATTTTTTCAACTTGATCAACTAAGTTTTCTTTTACCCATTTTGTATCACGATCAAATTGAATCACTTTTTCACCATGAGCCAAATGGATTGGACGTGGTCTGCCGTCTAATCCTAATCTACCCCAGTCCCATAGTTTAAATGTAAAGATGTATGGAGTTGCACTAATTTCTAATACCATTGCATTTTTACCGGAACAATGAACGGTACCTGCCGGTATCAAGAAATGGTCATGTTTTTTAGCTTTAAAACAGTTTACATACTTATCTGCATCAAAAAGCTTTTCACCGGTTTCAGCAACACGCAGATCCTCAATCATTTCTTGTGAGTTTATGTTTTCTTTTACACCAAGGTAAACAGTTGCATCTTCACCAGCGTCTAACATGTAGTAGCTTTCATCTTGTGTATAATGCATTCCAAAATT
It encodes:
- a CDS encoding ROK family protein, with the translated sequence MKEYIIALDVGGSSIKSALIEQNPQSKELTLIEDSYRMYDSKSKQSKDEIVENLIAIFKKQIDQLKGTDFSIKSLAIAFPGPFDYEKGISLMQSLDKFDDLYQVNVTEEIRKKLIALNDSKLSADIPIVYENDATAFALGEYVNGEAKGFHKAAFITLGTGCGSSFIEDGNLVKGKKGIPVSGMIFDAPFQDSIIDDYISKRNILAIAKSHGFDIQQVDVKQLQQLAEQSNQQAKDVFIQFGALLGSALGKYFFTFEPQVLVLGGRISNAFSLMKDSFYQAIFPLKPKVALSKDLSKSALIGIAAYSQRFI
- the tnpA gene encoding IS200/IS605 family transposase — protein: MKNEVKQTAHSSYRCEYHIVFAPKYRRKIIYKDLRRDVGEIFRKLCTEMKVEIIEAEACVDHIHMLVSIPPYMSISQFVGTLKSKSALMIFDRHANLKYKYGSRNFWCRGYFVDTVGKNEKKIAEYIRNQLEEDYAKDQISFKEYTDPFTGNQVK